The following coding sequences lie in one Arachis stenosperma cultivar V10309 chromosome 5, arast.V10309.gnm1.PFL2, whole genome shotgun sequence genomic window:
- the LOC130981705 gene encoding probable serine/threonine-protein kinase SIS8 isoform X2, whose product MPSLVDLQGTLASGSVTWEAVLVNRAADSNLLKLEERALELTITPTGPSMEVVIDSNLVGKLAVLVADYMGGPVGDPESMTRAWKSLSYSLKATLGSMVLPLGSLTIGLARHRALLFKVLADGLGIPCRLVKGQQYTGSDDVAINFVKIDDGREYIVDLMADPGTLIPSDATGSHIEYVESSFVATPSSRNLDSSHVASLNSGVESSSEETSEFGMLDKGNNICKHFLHSGKESGMSRLATRTEDSVGPLSESTSPHNVEKITGREAPNRPNQRYAHARSPSWTEGISSPAVRRMKVKDVSLYMIDAAKENPHLAQKLHDVLLESGVIAPPNLFSEIYHELGSPTEEKDEHKPESGQQETQVDESLGPTLPHHRVHQKGSSSIQPEHSKPVEGLGINLPLDPKLAAVQHTPSQVTYGKNVPVAAAAAAAAAVVASSMVAAVAKSNTDSNIDLPVAAAATATAAAVVATTAAVSKQYEQGSRSDGDMDGTGYEPKGSGDGENIVVGANSEGDRISDRSIVSNDSTKSDFTLDDVAEYDIPWEEITLGERIGLGSYGEVYRGEWRGTEVAVKRFLDQDISGESLEEFKSEVQIMKRLRHPNVVLFMGAVTRPPNLSIVTEFLPRGSLYRLIHRPNNQLDERRRLRMALDTARGMNYLHNCTPVIVHRDLKSPNLLVDKNWVVKVCDFGLSRMKHSTFLSSRSTAGTAEWMAPEVLRNEPSNEKCDVYSFGVILWELSTLQQPWGGMNPMQVVGAVGFQHRRLDIPDDMDPAIADIIKQCWQTDPKLRPTFAEIMAALKPLQKPIIGSQSQVPKPGRHEKAQSSRVGADSAG is encoded by the exons ATGCCTTCGCTTGTCGATCTGCAAGGAACACTGGCCTCAGGTAGTGTCACATGGGAAGCTGTCTTGGTCAACAGGGCTGCTGATTCTAATTTGTTGAAACTCGAGGAAAGAGCCCTGGAGCTGACAATCACGCCAACGGGACCCAGCATGGAAGTAGTTATAGATAGCAATTTAGTGGGCAAGCTTGCGGTGTTAGTGGCTGATTATATGGGTGGTCCAGTTGGAGATCCAGAAAGCATGACAAGAGCATGGAAGAGTCTTAGTTATAGTCTGAAAGCAACCCTTGGCAGCATGGTTTTGCCACTCGGTTCTCTAACGATTGGATTGGCTAGGCATCGTGCATTGTTATTTAAG GTTCTAGCGGATGGTTTGGGAATCCCATGCCGGTTGGTGAAAGGACAGCAGTATACCGGCTCTGACGATGTAGCAATAAATTTTGTCAAGATTGATGATGGAAG GGAGTACATTGTTGACCTGATGGCAGATCCCGGGACACTTATTCCATCCGATGCAACTGGATCACACATTGAATATGTTGAATCTTCTTTTGTGGCAACTCCTTCATCAAGAAACCTTGATTCCTCTCATGTAGCATCATTGAACAGTGGTGTTGAAAGTTCATCTGAGGAAACATCAGAGTTTGGCATGTTGGACAAAGGGAACAATATATGTAAACATTTTTTGCATTCAGGGAAAGAATCTGGTATGAGCAGACTTGCTACGaggactgaagattcagtagGACCCTTGAGTGAATCAACTAGTCCCCATAATGTTGAGAAGATCACCGGGCGGGAAGCTCCAAATAGACCGAATCAACGATATGCACATGCAAGATCTCCTTCTTGGACTGAAGGGATTAGTTCCCCTGCCGTGCGCAGAATGAAAGTCAAAGATGTTTCATTATATATGATTGATGCTGCCAAGGAAAATCCTCACTTAGCTCAAAAACTACATGATGTTTTACTTGAAAGTGGTGTCATTGCTCCTCCAAAtttattttctgaaatttaTCACGAGTTAGGCTCCCCAActgaagaaaaagatgaacacaAACCAGAAAGTGGACAACAAGAGACTCAGGTTGATGAAAGTCTCGGTCCTACTTTGCCTCACCACAGAGTTCATCAGAAAGGAAGTTCAAGCATCCAGCCGGAGCACTCTAAGCCTGTAGAAGGTTTAGGAATAAACCTTCCTCTTGATCCGAAGTTAGCAGCTGTACAACATACACCATCCCAGGTAACATATGGGAAAAATGTTCCAGTTGCGGCGGCTGCAGCAGCAGCTGCTGCTGTTGTTGCTTCCTCTATGGTAGCTGCTGTAGCAAAGTCAAACACTGACTCGAACATTGATCTTCCAGTAGCTGCAGCAGCCACTGCAACTGCTGCAGCTGTAGTAGCAACCACTGCAGCTGTCAGCAAACAGTATGAGCAAGGCAGTCGAAGTGACGGGGACATGGATGGCACTGGTTATGAGCCAAAGGGTAGTGGTGATGGTGAGAATATTGTGGTAGGAGCAAATTCAGAAGGTGACAGAATATCTGATAGATCTATAGTAAGCAATGACAGTACAAAATCTGATTTTACATTAGATGATGTTGCCGAGTATGACATTCCGTGGGAGGAAATCACACTGGGTGAACGTATCGGACTTG GATCGTATGGAGAGGTATACCGTGGTGAATGGCGTGGAACA GAAGTTGCTGTAAAAAGATTTCTTGATCAAGATATATCTGGTGAATCACTTGAAGAATTCAAAAGTGAG GTTCAAATAATGAAAAGACTGAGGCATCCAAATGTTGTTCTCTTCATGGGAGCAGTTACTCGACCTCCGAATCTTTCTATTGTTACCGAATTTCTTCCCAG AGGAAGTTTGTACAGACTAATTCATCGACCAAACaatcaattagatgagcgaagGCGGTTGAGGATGGCCCTCGATACC GCCCGAGGAATGAACTATTTGCACAACTGCACTCCAGTGATTGTACACCGTGATTTGAAGTCACCAAATCTTCTTGttgataaaaattgggttgTGAAG GTATGTGATTTTGGCTTATCAAGAATGAAGCACAGTACATTCCTTTCTTCCAGATCAACTGCAGGAACA GCCGAGTGGATGGCGCCTGAAGTGTTAAGAAATGAACCTTCAAATGAAAA GTGCGATGTTTATAGCTTTGGAGTCATATTATGGGAGCTCTCTACTTTGCAACAGCCCTGGGGTGGAATGAATCCGATGCAAGTTGTGGGTGCTGTTGGTTTCCAGCATCGTCGCCTTGACATTCCAGATGATATGGACCCTGCCATCGCGGATATTATCAAGCAATGCTGGCAGAC AGATCCAAAGTTGAGACCTACATTCGCTGAAATAATGGCAGCGCTGAAGCCGTTGCAGAAGCCGATCATTGGTTCTCAATCTCAAGTGCCGAAACCGGGTAGGCATGAGAAGGCTCAGTCATCGAGAGTTGGTGCAGACTCAGCAGGATAG
- the LOC130981705 gene encoding probable serine/threonine-protein kinase SIS8 isoform X1 produces the protein MKNILKKLHIMNEQGSSSSSSSKGNSNNKKSSGGTSSSSKNNKLLESRSPQSSEHKPFSGLSNWLHSVANRQSPSPPSSNQAGGERMEQSDTASSAGLEVISASAGRDSESSNSRDPEVEEEYQIQLALELSAKEDPEAVQIEAVKQISLGSCDPDNTPAEVVAYRYWNYNALGYDDKILDGFYDLYGILTESTSYRMPSLVDLQGTLASGSVTWEAVLVNRAADSNLLKLEERALELTITPTGPSMEVVIDSNLVGKLAVLVADYMGGPVGDPESMTRAWKSLSYSLKATLGSMVLPLGSLTIGLARHRALLFKVLADGLGIPCRLVKGQQYTGSDDVAINFVKIDDGREYIVDLMADPGTLIPSDATGSHIEYVESSFVATPSSRNLDSSHVASLNSGVESSSEETSEFGMLDKGNNICKHFLHSGKESGMSRLATRTEDSVGPLSESTSPHNVEKITGREAPNRPNQRYAHARSPSWTEGISSPAVRRMKVKDVSLYMIDAAKENPHLAQKLHDVLLESGVIAPPNLFSEIYHELGSPTEEKDEHKPESGQQETQVDESLGPTLPHHRVHQKGSSSIQPEHSKPVEGLGINLPLDPKLAAVQHTPSQVTYGKNVPVAAAAAAAAAVVASSMVAAVAKSNTDSNIDLPVAAAATATAAAVVATTAAVSKQYEQGSRSDGDMDGTGYEPKGSGDGENIVVGANSEGDRISDRSIVSNDSTKSDFTLDDVAEYDIPWEEITLGERIGLGSYGEVYRGEWRGTEVAVKRFLDQDISGESLEEFKSEVQIMKRLRHPNVVLFMGAVTRPPNLSIVTEFLPRGSLYRLIHRPNNQLDERRRLRMALDTARGMNYLHNCTPVIVHRDLKSPNLLVDKNWVVKVCDFGLSRMKHSTFLSSRSTAGTAEWMAPEVLRNEPSNEKCDVYSFGVILWELSTLQQPWGGMNPMQVVGAVGFQHRRLDIPDDMDPAIADIIKQCWQTDPKLRPTFAEIMAALKPLQKPIIGSQSQVPKPGRHEKAQSSRVGADSAG, from the exons ATGAAGAATATTCTGAAGAAGCTTCATATCATGAATGAACAAggttcctcttcttcttcatcatctaAAGGCAACAGCAACAACAAGAAGTCCAGTGGTGGAACATCTTCATCCtctaagaataataagctttTAGAATCTCGGTCCCCTCAAAGTTCTGAGCATAAACCCTTCTCTGGCCTCTCCAATTGGTTGCATTCTGTTGCTAATAGGCAGAGTCCTAGTCCTCCATCTTCAAACCAAGCAGGAGGGGAGAGAATGGAGCAATCTGATACAGCGAGTAGTGCCGGTTTAGAGGTTATTTCGGCCTCAGCTGGGCGCGATTCGGAGTCTAGTAACTCCAGGGATCCAGAAGTGGAGGAGGAGTATCAGATACAATTGGCTCTGGAGCTAAGTGCAAAGGAGGATCCTGAGGCTGTGCAGATTGAAGCTGTTAAGCAGATCAGTTTAGGGTCTTGTGATCCTGATAATACGCCGGCTGAAGTCGTGGCCTACCGATACTGG AATTACAATGCTCTTGGTTATGATGACAAGATCTTGGATGGTTTCTATGATCTCTATGGGATTTTAACCGAGTCAACCTCTTATAGAATGCCTTCGCTTGTCGATCTGCAAGGAACACTGGCCTCAGGTAGTGTCACATGGGAAGCTGTCTTGGTCAACAGGGCTGCTGATTCTAATTTGTTGAAACTCGAGGAAAGAGCCCTGGAGCTGACAATCACGCCAACGGGACCCAGCATGGAAGTAGTTATAGATAGCAATTTAGTGGGCAAGCTTGCGGTGTTAGTGGCTGATTATATGGGTGGTCCAGTTGGAGATCCAGAAAGCATGACAAGAGCATGGAAGAGTCTTAGTTATAGTCTGAAAGCAACCCTTGGCAGCATGGTTTTGCCACTCGGTTCTCTAACGATTGGATTGGCTAGGCATCGTGCATTGTTATTTAAG GTTCTAGCGGATGGTTTGGGAATCCCATGCCGGTTGGTGAAAGGACAGCAGTATACCGGCTCTGACGATGTAGCAATAAATTTTGTCAAGATTGATGATGGAAG GGAGTACATTGTTGACCTGATGGCAGATCCCGGGACACTTATTCCATCCGATGCAACTGGATCACACATTGAATATGTTGAATCTTCTTTTGTGGCAACTCCTTCATCAAGAAACCTTGATTCCTCTCATGTAGCATCATTGAACAGTGGTGTTGAAAGTTCATCTGAGGAAACATCAGAGTTTGGCATGTTGGACAAAGGGAACAATATATGTAAACATTTTTTGCATTCAGGGAAAGAATCTGGTATGAGCAGACTTGCTACGaggactgaagattcagtagGACCCTTGAGTGAATCAACTAGTCCCCATAATGTTGAGAAGATCACCGGGCGGGAAGCTCCAAATAGACCGAATCAACGATATGCACATGCAAGATCTCCTTCTTGGACTGAAGGGATTAGTTCCCCTGCCGTGCGCAGAATGAAAGTCAAAGATGTTTCATTATATATGATTGATGCTGCCAAGGAAAATCCTCACTTAGCTCAAAAACTACATGATGTTTTACTTGAAAGTGGTGTCATTGCTCCTCCAAAtttattttctgaaatttaTCACGAGTTAGGCTCCCCAActgaagaaaaagatgaacacaAACCAGAAAGTGGACAACAAGAGACTCAGGTTGATGAAAGTCTCGGTCCTACTTTGCCTCACCACAGAGTTCATCAGAAAGGAAGTTCAAGCATCCAGCCGGAGCACTCTAAGCCTGTAGAAGGTTTAGGAATAAACCTTCCTCTTGATCCGAAGTTAGCAGCTGTACAACATACACCATCCCAGGTAACATATGGGAAAAATGTTCCAGTTGCGGCGGCTGCAGCAGCAGCTGCTGCTGTTGTTGCTTCCTCTATGGTAGCTGCTGTAGCAAAGTCAAACACTGACTCGAACATTGATCTTCCAGTAGCTGCAGCAGCCACTGCAACTGCTGCAGCTGTAGTAGCAACCACTGCAGCTGTCAGCAAACAGTATGAGCAAGGCAGTCGAAGTGACGGGGACATGGATGGCACTGGTTATGAGCCAAAGGGTAGTGGTGATGGTGAGAATATTGTGGTAGGAGCAAATTCAGAAGGTGACAGAATATCTGATAGATCTATAGTAAGCAATGACAGTACAAAATCTGATTTTACATTAGATGATGTTGCCGAGTATGACATTCCGTGGGAGGAAATCACACTGGGTGAACGTATCGGACTTG GATCGTATGGAGAGGTATACCGTGGTGAATGGCGTGGAACA GAAGTTGCTGTAAAAAGATTTCTTGATCAAGATATATCTGGTGAATCACTTGAAGAATTCAAAAGTGAG GTTCAAATAATGAAAAGACTGAGGCATCCAAATGTTGTTCTCTTCATGGGAGCAGTTACTCGACCTCCGAATCTTTCTATTGTTACCGAATTTCTTCCCAG AGGAAGTTTGTACAGACTAATTCATCGACCAAACaatcaattagatgagcgaagGCGGTTGAGGATGGCCCTCGATACC GCCCGAGGAATGAACTATTTGCACAACTGCACTCCAGTGATTGTACACCGTGATTTGAAGTCACCAAATCTTCTTGttgataaaaattgggttgTGAAG GTATGTGATTTTGGCTTATCAAGAATGAAGCACAGTACATTCCTTTCTTCCAGATCAACTGCAGGAACA GCCGAGTGGATGGCGCCTGAAGTGTTAAGAAATGAACCTTCAAATGAAAA GTGCGATGTTTATAGCTTTGGAGTCATATTATGGGAGCTCTCTACTTTGCAACAGCCCTGGGGTGGAATGAATCCGATGCAAGTTGTGGGTGCTGTTGGTTTCCAGCATCGTCGCCTTGACATTCCAGATGATATGGACCCTGCCATCGCGGATATTATCAAGCAATGCTGGCAGAC AGATCCAAAGTTGAGACCTACATTCGCTGAAATAATGGCAGCGCTGAAGCCGTTGCAGAAGCCGATCATTGGTTCTCAATCTCAAGTGCCGAAACCGGGTAGGCATGAGAAGGCTCAGTCATCGAGAGTTGGTGCAGACTCAGCAGGATAG